In Streptomyces sp. SN-593, a single genomic region encodes these proteins:
- a CDS encoding WhiB family transcriptional regulator yields the protein MPRVPRPLDHTTMPRPYHWSDDAACSGTETAVFFPVGRSGVPASVDAAYAKTFCTPCPVRSECLTHALNHREDYGVWGGLDEDERAELLRQARRAAERQRRQERAKEKADASSAA from the coding sequence ATGCCGCGTGTTCCCCGCCCGCTCGACCACACCACGATGCCCCGGCCGTACCACTGGAGCGACGACGCCGCGTGCTCCGGCACCGAGACCGCCGTCTTCTTCCCCGTCGGCAGGAGCGGCGTGCCCGCCTCCGTGGACGCCGCCTACGCCAAGACGTTCTGCACCCCGTGCCCGGTCCGCTCCGAGTGCCTGACGCACGCCCTGAACCACCGCGAGGACTACGGGGTGTGGGGCGGGCTCGACGAGGACGAGCGCGCCGAGCTTCTGCGGCAGGCCCGGCGCGCGGCGGAGAGGCAGCGCCGCCAAGAGCGGGCGAAGGAGAAGGCCGATGCCTCCTCGGCGGCGTGA
- a CDS encoding HNH endonuclease signature motif containing protein → MAEIPGLNEECFWRHVVKQCPTSCWEWTARRSEDGYGRYTFTSEGQKKDVGAHRLAYVLSIGPIGDGLTLDHRCRNRGCVNPDHLEPVTRRVNVLRGDTFASRQAAQTHCASGHEFTPENTYVWNNHRYCRTCRRENRRRADAKRRAKKAALTLEGAAG, encoded by the coding sequence GTGGCTGAGATCCCCGGCCTGAACGAAGAATGCTTCTGGCGTCACGTCGTTAAGCAGTGCCCCACATCGTGCTGGGAGTGGACGGCACGGCGGTCTGAGGACGGATACGGCCGATACACCTTCACCTCCGAGGGCCAGAAGAAGGACGTTGGCGCGCACCGCCTGGCCTACGTGCTGTCGATCGGTCCGATCGGCGACGGCCTCACGCTGGACCACCGATGCAGGAACCGAGGGTGCGTAAACCCCGACCACCTGGAACCGGTCACCCGGCGGGTGAACGTCCTACGCGGGGACACCTTCGCCAGCCGACAGGCGGCACAGACCCACTGCGCAAGTGGCCACGAGTTCACGCCAGAGAACACGTACGTATGGAACAACCATCGCTACTGCCGCACGTGTCGACGCGAAAATCGACGGCGAGCAGATGCCAAGAGGCGGGCGAAGAAGGCTGCCCTCACCTTGGAAGGGGCCGCCGGGTGA
- a CDS encoding helix-turn-helix domain-containing protein: protein MMLPGATWDKGIDLIAVERAVSCRGVCPDLTDEEQRRVVLVMTEAGQGAEVIGARLGLASRTVSRWRGEMGLTP, encoded by the coding sequence GTGATGCTGCCCGGCGCGACGTGGGACAAGGGCATCGACCTGATCGCTGTCGAGCGTGCCGTGTCGTGCCGGGGGGTGTGCCCGGACCTCACGGACGAGGAACAGCGGCGCGTAGTCCTGGTGATGACGGAGGCCGGGCAGGGTGCCGAGGTCATCGGCGCCCGGCTCGGCCTGGCCAGCCGGACCGTGAGCCGCTGGCGCGGAGAGATGGGGCTCACGCCGTGA
- a CDS encoding RusA family crossover junction endodeoxyribonuclease produces MTEVTAGSLLPAGGQEYDRARAHLLGQALAPGGTQFRVVTFAGDPASKARPRFSKEGRTYKTDADTAAETRTGWQLRRAFPQPWTGNLALGCVFFRPDRQRIDVDNMVKHICDAGNGIAWVDDAQITAVYGVAELDAANPRTLIVVARHVSSLDRSDVAKTPRARRKAG; encoded by the coding sequence ATGACGGAGGTCACCGCCGGAAGCCTGCTGCCCGCTGGCGGCCAGGAGTACGACCGTGCGCGGGCGCATCTCCTCGGCCAGGCCCTCGCGCCGGGCGGCACCCAGTTCCGGGTCGTGACGTTCGCCGGCGACCCGGCGAGCAAGGCCCGCCCCCGCTTCTCGAAGGAGGGGCGGACGTACAAGACGGACGCGGACACGGCGGCCGAGACCCGTACGGGCTGGCAGCTCCGCCGGGCGTTCCCGCAGCCGTGGACGGGGAACCTCGCGCTGGGCTGCGTGTTCTTCCGACCGGACCGGCAGCGCATCGACGTCGACAACATGGTCAAGCACATCTGCGACGCCGGGAACGGCATCGCGTGGGTGGACGACGCGCAGATCACCGCCGTGTACGGGGTGGCCGAGCTGGACGCCGCCAACCCCCGGACGCTGATCGTGGTCGCCCGGCACGTCTCCTCGCTGGACCGCTCGGACGTGGCGAAGACGCCGCGCGCCCGGCGGAAGGCCGGGTGA
- a CDS encoding helix-turn-helix domain-containing protein, with protein MSDTQQERRGARRDLQRRPRLRGDDRDTKRTALAEGYRARASIRALAAEHDLSFGLTRTLLLEAGVELRSRNREPKTVVEQ; from the coding sequence ATGAGTGACACCCAGCAGGAACGGCGCGGTGCACGGCGGGACTTGCAGCGCCGCCCGAGGCTGCGCGGCGACGACCGCGACACCAAGCGCACGGCCCTCGCGGAGGGGTATCGGGCGCGGGCGTCAATCCGGGCCCTGGCCGCCGAGCATGACCTGTCGTTCGGGCTGACGCGGACGCTGCTCCTGGAGGCCGGCGTCGAGCTGCGGTCGCGCAACCGCGAGCCGAAGACGGTGGTGGAGCAGTGA